Genomic DNA from Alkalihalobacterium alkalinitrilicum:
CGCGGGTAACCTGCATCTTCACAGGTAATATAATTTCACCGGGTCTCTCGTTGAGACAGTGTCCAAGTCGTTACACCATTCGTGCGGGTCGGAACTTACCCGACAAGGAATTTCGCTACCTTAGGACCGTTATAGTTACGGCCGCCGTTTACTGGGGCTTCGGTTCACAGCTTCGGCTTGCGCCTAACCACTCCCCTTAACCTTCCAGCACCGGGCAGGTGTCAGCCCCTATACTTCGCCTTGCGGCTTCGCAGAGACCTGTGTTTTTGCTAAACAGTCGCTTGGACCTATTCACTGCGGCTCTCTCGGGCATACACCCTAACAGAGCACCCCTTCTCCCGAAGTTACGGGGTCATTTTGCCGAGTTCCTTAACGAGAGTTCTCCCGAGCGTCTTAGAATTCTCTTCCCGCCTACCTGTGTCGGTTTGCGGTACGGGCACCTCTCACCTCGCTAGAGGCTTTTCTTGGCAGTGTAGGATCAGGAACTTCGGTACTTAATTTCCCTCGCTATCACAGCTCAGCCTTTATGGTAAGCGGATTTGCCTACTTACCAGCCTAACTGCTTAGACGCGCATCCATCAGCGCGCTTACCCTACCTTACTGCGTCCCCCCATTGCTCAAACGGTGAGGAGGTGGTACAGGAATTTCAACCTGTTGTCCATCGCCTACGCCTTTCGGCCTCGGCTTAGGTCCCGACTTACCCTGAGCGGACGAGCCTTCCTCAGGAAACCTTAGGCTTTCGACGGAGGGGATTCTCACCCCTCTTTTCGCTACTCATACCGGCATTCTCACTTCTAAGCGCTCCACCAGTCCTTCCGGTCTGACTTCGCTGCACTTAGAACGCTCCCCTACCCCTGTCCGTAAGGACAAGCCGTAGCTTCGGTGATACGTTTAGCCCCGGTACATTTTCGGCGCAGAGTCACTCGACCAGTGAGCTATTACGCACTCTTTAAATGGTGGCTGCTTCTAAGCCAACATCCTGGTTGTCTGGGCAACTCCACATCCTTTACCACTTAACGTATACTTGGGGACCTTAGCTGACGGTCTGGGCTGTTTCCCTCTTGACTACGGATCTTAGCACTCGCAGTCTGACTCCCGAGGATAAGTATTTGGCATTCGGAGTTTGACTGAGTTCGGTAATCCTGTGGGGACCCCTAGCCCAATCAGTGCTCTACCTCCAATACTCTTCCCTCGAGGCTAGCCCTAAAGCTATTTCGGGGAGAACCAGCTATTTCCGAGTTCGATTGGCATTTCACCCCTACCCACACCTCATCCCCGCATTTTTCAACATGCGTGGGTTCGGGCCTCCATTCAGTGTTACCTGAACTTCACCCTGGACATGGGTAGATCACACGGTTTCGGGTCTACGACCACGTACTTATTCGCCCTATTCAGACTCGCTTTCGCTGCGGCTCCGCCTTATCAGCTTAACCTTGCACGGGATCGTAACTCGCCGGTTCATTCTACAAAAGGCACGCCATCACCCGTAAATGGGCTCTGACTACTTGTAGGCACACGGTTTCAGGATCTCTTTCACTCCCCTTCCGGGGTGCTTTTCACCTTTCCCTCACGGTACTGGTTCACTATCGGTCACTAGGGAGTATTTAGCCTTGGGAGATGGTCCTCCCTGCTTCCGACGGGGTTTCACGTGTCCCGCCGTACTCAGGATCCGTCTCGGAGAGACGATCATTTTGGCTACAGGGTTGTTACCTTCTCTGACGGGTCTTTCCAGACCGCTTCGCCTATGATCGTCTTTTCTTACTCCATGTGAGACGTCCTACAACCCCAAGAGGCAAGCCTCTTGGTTTGGGCTAATTCCGTTTCGCTCGCCGCTACTCAGGAAATCGCATTTGCTTTCTCTTCCTCTGGGTACTTAGATGTTTCAGTTCCCCAGGTCTGCCTCCTCATACCCTATGTATTCAGGTATGGGTACCATCCCATTACGGATGGTGGGTTCCCCCATTCGGATATCCCCGGATCAAAGCTTACTTACAGCTCCCCGAGGCATTTCGCTGTTCGTCGCGTCCTTCTTCGGCTCCTAGTGCCAAGGCATTCACCGTGCGCCCTTTCTAACTTAACCATTCGACAAATGATAAGCGGCGGATTACTTCGTTGACTGCGCTCTCTGCGTTGCTCATGTACACTTTAAACGTACATTCTGCTACTTGAGAACTTGCCACCTCGTACTCCTTGCTTCTAATTTGTCTCTTAAATCTATAAAGGTTGTTGAATTCTTGACGACTCAAGTTACTCTTGGTTACACAATGTGCAACCCAGTGAAATCTTGATGTCATTTCTAGTCATTATCCAGTTTTCAAAGAACCACTGACGAATGATAAGCGGCGGATTACTTCGTTGGCTGCGCTCTCTGCGTTGCTCATGTACACTTTAAACGTACATTCCGCTACTCGTGAGCTTGCCGCCTCGTACTCCTTGCTTCTAATTCGTCACTTAATTTAGAAATATATCAATTGAAAGAAGTAAATTCTTTCAAAACTGAACAAGGCAACTGACTTCAATTACAACTTGAACAGTCATCTAAGTTATACTTCTTGCAGCCTTGCATCGAGGAAGCTTACTTCGAAGCGTTGCTCGTAGACACAGATGCAAAAAGTAAATCAGAGAGTTTTGAGTTCTCTCAAAACTGAACAAAAAAGACCAAAGCGTACATACTCGAAGTATGCATCGACTAGAGTAAATACTCCATAGAAAGGAGGTGATCCAGCCGCACCTTCCGATACGGCTACCTTGTTACGACTTCACCCCAATCATCTGTCCCACCTTAGGCGGCTGGCTCCAAAAGGTTACCCCACCGACTTCGGGTGTTACAAACTCTCGTGGTGTGACGGGCGGTGTGTACAAGGCCCGGGAACGTATTCACCGCGGCATGCTGATCCGCGATTACTAGCGATTCCGGCTTCATGTAGGCGAGTTGCAGCCTACAATCCGAACTGAGAATGGTTTTATGGGATTGGCTCGACCTCGCGGTTTCGCTGCCCTTTGTACCATCCATTGTAGCACGTGTGTAGCCCAGGTCATAAGGGGCATGATGATTTGACGTCATCCCCACCTTCCTCCGGTTTGTCACCGGCAGTCACCTTAGAGTGCCCAACTAAATGCTGGCAACTAAGATCAAGGGTTGCGCTCGTTGCGGGACTTAACCCAACATCTCACGACACGAGCTGACGACAACCATGCACCACCTGTCACCTTGTCCCCCGAAGGGGAACGCTCTGTCTCCAGAGGTGTCAAGGGATGTCAAGACCTGGTAAGGTTCTTCGCGTTGCTTCGAATTAAACCACATGCTCCACCGCTTGTGCGGGCCCCCGTCAATTCCTTTGAGTTTCAGCCTTGCGGCCGTACTCCCCAGGCGGAGTGCTTAATGTGTTAACTTCGGCACTAAGGGCATCGAAACCCCTAACACCTAGCACTCATCGTTTACGGCGTGGACTACCAGGGTATCTAATCCTGTTTGCTCCCCACGCTTTCGCGCCTCAGCGTCAGTTACAGACCAGAGAGTCGCCTTCGCCACTGGTGTTCCTCCACATCTCTACGCATTTCACCGCTACACGTGGAATTCCACTCTCCTCTTCTGTACTCAAGTCTTCCAGTTTCCAATGACCCTCCACGGTTGAGCCGTGGGCTTTCACATCAGACTTAAAAGACCGCCTGCGCGCGCTTTACGCCCAATAATTCCGGACAACGCTTGCCACCTACGTATTACCGCGGCTGCTGGCACGTAGTTAGCCGTGGCTTTCTGGTTAGGTACCGTCAAGGTACCGCCCTATTCGAACGGTACTTGTTCTTCCCTAACAACAGAGCTTTACGACCCGAAGGCCTTCATCACTCACGCGGCGTTGCTCCGTCAGACTTTCGTCCATTGCGGAAGATTCCCTACTGCTGCCTCCCGTAGGAGTCTGGGCCGTGTCTCAGTCCCAGTGTGGCCGATCACCCTCTCAGGTCGGCTACGCATCGTCGCCTTGGTGAGCCGTTACCTCACCAACTAGCTAATGCGCCGCGGGCCCATCCCGTAGTGTTAGAATTCCCAACTTTTACAATCACGCCATGTGGTGTGATTGATTATCCGGTATTAGCTCCGGTTTCCCGAAGTTGTCCCAGTCTACAGGGCAGGTTGCCCACGTGTTACTCACCCGTCCGCCGCTAACCTTTCAAAAGCAAGCTCTTGAAAGGTCCGCTCGACTTGCATGTATTAGGCACGCCGCCAGCGTTCGTCCTGAGCCAGGATCAAACTCTCCAATAAAGTGTTTGATTAAGCTCATTGTCACAAACATGACGTTTTTAAAACATTGACGAGATATCATGTATCTCTTTATTTCGCTTGGCTTTTTGTTCAGTTTTCAAAGAACTTTTTTGTTGTTGTTAGCGACAGGAATTATATCTTACCATGCCAACAACTTCATTTCAACATCTTTTTTTGTAAATTAATTAGTCACTGTTATCAAAATCTTCAAATCAAGGCGACAATTAATAATTTAACATATAATATTTTTTCTTACAACACTTTTTTTAAAGAAATAAAAAAGTGAAATCATATGTTGTTTCAGTCGCGGTAATCAGAAGCGACAAGAAATAATATATCAAAACAAATAATAATAAGCAATAGTTTTTTAACTTTTTTCTTTATATTTTATATCAGTAAAACTACCTGTATGTATGACAGGTAGCTTTTACCCTCATTATCCTTTTACTAATTCCTCCTATAGTTATAACTTTCGTTCATACTATTCGAAATGAATTATCCTTACCCAAAAATACAATACTGATTTTTCCCCTTCGATGTTAAAGTCATACAAAGCTGTATCCGCCCGTCTCCTTTATTACTCCCCCACTCCAGTTCTTCTTTTTAGTGCATTTTAACTAAAACTTTTGGCTCGCACCATCTTTTGTTTACATTTTTCATCAATCCTTCACTATTTTTCTGAACCATTGACAACACTCATTAAGCCTCTTAGTCTTTTAAAACAAAAAAAAAACGATTCTTCTTATTAGAATCGTTTGGCCTAGAAATATAATACCCTTGTTTTAGAAGAGTAAGATCTCTACTCTTACCTTAGCCTAAAAAAACTTAACAAAATCAATCTATGGTTCGTTACTCTTGAAATCCTTCAAAACATCTAGCAATCTCATTCGTCACCTTTACACTTTTTCTCGTCACTGTATCAAACATCACGGATGTGACCGTAGCCTCTGAAACGTGTTCATCTCTTTGATTGAAGATGTTTTGTTTCATAACATAGCTTTTATTCCCTAATCGAATCGGGATTGTGATTACTTTAAGAGAGTCTCCCAACCTCACTTCTTTCAAATACAAAATATCGAGCCTGATTATAACTGTACCTATCGTCTGATTTTCATTAAATGTAAAACCAGCTTTTTCATACCAATCAGTACGACCTTTTTCTAAATAAGAGACATAAACACTATTATTCACATGACCTAATACATCTATATCACTTGGTTTTACTTCAATATTGGTTATTGTCTCCATGAAAGTTCACCTGCCTTAGTCCTCCAAAGATTTAGCTAGTTTTGACATTATCTTTTTGTAACTCTCCTCATTTGATGTCACCACATCAATGACTGTTGTTTTTCCTGATTCGAAAGCTTTTTCAATTGCTGGAGCCAAGTCTTCAGCTTTATCAATCTTTACACCATTACACCCAAAAGACCTAGCAATTTCACTAAAATTGTAATCAGGATAAGTCGAAGCGATTACACGATCTTCTTGAGCATTTTTCACCCAGCCTAGAGCTGAATTATTCAGTATTACAACGACGATAGGAAGGTCGTATTCAAGTGATGTCATCAAACCATTCATCGTCATTGGAAACCCACCATCACCGCAAATTGATAATACTTTCCGCGCAGGATAAACTAACTTTGTTGCTAGTGCAGCTGGAATTGAGTAACCCATACCTCCTGCAGATGCAGGTGAGATTAAACTTCCAGGGGCTTTTGTTTTTAAATAATGGATATTATAAACTCTATTTTCACCAGCATCTAACGTCACGATGGTATTCTCATCGATTACCGATTCAATTTCTTTTACAACTCTCTGTGGTAAGATTGGGGTTGCATTTGAGTACTGTTCTTCACATTCCATATACCCAATCTCTTTTTTTGAAATTTCAATTTTAGCAATTCTTTCTTGTACAACCTGTTGTTTTTCTAAGAAGTTACTTTTCACATAAGTGATCATTTGACTTAAAATATTTTTTGCATCACCGATTAATGGTTGGTCAACAGGAAATGTCCAACTCGCATTTTTAGGCTCAATATCGATTTGAATTATCGTTTGCCTACTTGGGTTAATCAGTTCAGGTGTAGCATTACAAGTATCAGTAGGAGCGAGTTTTGAACCAACTACTAAAAGAACATCAGCCTTAGATAAATGTTCATTTGCTACATCTTGTCCCCAGTTCCCCATTACACCAACAGCATTCGGATGCGTTTCGGCAATCGTACTTTTTCCTTGTGCTGTCGTCGTTACAGGAGCCCCTGTTAACTCTGCTAGTAATTGAAGTTCATAATACGCTTTGGCGTTATGGACTCCATTTCCAGCTATAATTATCGGTTTTTCAGCGTTCATGATTCTCTCACAGGCAATTGCAATATTTTTTTCTGTTTCGAAATGGTTCGGTTTTACTAGATACTTGCTTGTATGATAAATTTTGGGAGAACCTTCAGGTGTTACTTTCCCATTGATTGCATTACTATGGAAAATCAGTGCTGTCGGACCTTGATTTCCTGATAATGATTGTTTCGCAACGAGCTGTAGACTTTGGACAGCCTGTTCAGGTCCATAGGCAACTGTAACGTATTTCGTAATTCCATCCATTACTTTTTTTACGTCATATCCACCGTATTCTCCCGTCCCAACTTGATAAGATCCCTGGTGTGAATATGGATAGTTATCTGTCATATCAGTAAGAATGATCATCGGAGAACATCCTTGTAATGCTTCAAGAGCCCCCATTGCTCCATTTGTAATTGACCAGGCCCCCTGTGCAGTGAAAACCCCTGGTTTCCCTGTTAATCGTCCATAAATTTCTGCCATAATACTTGCGACTTGCTCATGTCGAATTAAAATTGGTTTTACCGACTTGCTATCATACAAGCCATCATATAACGTCCCCATATAACCACCAGGCATTCCAAAAACATAATCAATTTCCATTTCTTCAAGAACTTGTGTAATTGCCTGCATCGTACTATATTCTTTATCTAATGTTGTCATTGTTTTCTCTTCAAGCACCTTGTCCTTTTGTATCATGAGAACACCATCCTTTTTGTATTTTTTAGACGAACAGTTTAATAAATATAGTTACACTATGAGGTCCTTATGTAAAAAGCCACCTATGTCCGAGTGACTTTTTATAAAATTACAAAAAAATCTTTGAGAGAACCTCATCTAATCTGTTTGCGCAATTCTCTTTTTAAGATTTTTCCTGATGGATTTCGCGGGAGTGCCGACACAAATTCCACATCTTTAATACGCTGGAATTTTGCTAGCTTTTCATTACAGAATGAGAGTAAACTTTCAACTTCAATATTTTCTCCTTCTTTTAACACGACATATGCTTTTACTTGCTCCCCCCATTTTTCATGAGGAACCCCGATCACTGCAGCTTCTAACACTACTGGATGTGTGTAAATGACTTCTTCAATGTCTTTCGGGTATACATTCACACCACCACTAATGATCATGTCTTTTTTACGGTCAAGTAAAAAGTAGAAGCCTTCGTTATCCATTTTTCCCATATCACCAATGCGAAACCAACCTCCTGGTAGAAGGTTTTCTTCCATTGCTTCTGAACGTTTGTAGTAACCTTGGAATACGCCAGGACCACGAACAGCAAATTCTCCTTCTTCATCCACATCAACATCATGACCTTGTTCATCAACGAGACGTACATCAATGAAAGGATATTGTTGGCCTACACTCGCTGTTTTTCGAATAACATCTTCAGGAAGTAAACTTGTGCTAATTCCACTTTCTGTTGAACCAAAAAATTCGGTCAAATTACATTTGAACTTTTCAATAATTTCCGTTTTTGTCGTCGCAGATAGAGGTGCAGCTGCAGATACGAGCGTTTTCAAAGAGGAGAAATCGTATGTTTCAAAAGAAGGGGTGTTTAACATTAATCGATATTGTGTTGGTACGAAAAAAGCATGTGTGATTTGATGGTTCTGTATGGTTTTTAATGTCTCGTCTGAGCGAAAGTCTCTCGTAATCACTGCTTTACACCCGGCCATATTCGCCATAAACGTATAAAGATGTCCAACACTGTGGTACATCGGAACCGAAATAAGGATTGTATCATTCCTCGTCAATCCCCAGTCGAGTACACAAGCAAATGCACGATACATTAAATTACCATGTGTCAAAATAATCCCTTTCGGTAACGATGTCGTTCCTGATGAATACAACATCGCATTTATATCATCTGAAACCACTTCAACGAGCGGCGGTTGTGTAGACCCTAAGTTCATCAGTTGATCATATAATAGATAGGTCCGATTTTGATTAGAACCTACTAGAAAAGTTGAACGATGATCTATCATGGAAAGCATTGAGAGTACGTTTTCGTATGCTGGTAATTGCTGTTCTTCTACAAAAATAAATTTTGAATCAGAGGTATTAATTAATTGCGCCAAGTCTTTTCCTTCAACCATATAATTAATTGGAACTGCAACCGCTCCAATTGTAGAAAGCGCATACAAAATCTCCACCATTTCACTTCGATTTCTCATATATAAACTAACGTGATCACCTTTCGAGATTCCGCATTCTATTAACGAGTTTGCTAACGCATTCACCCGTTCGAACACTTCTTTAAACGTATAAGACTGATCGTAATAAACGATTGCAATATCATTCGGCTTATTTTTAGCATGAGTCGCTAAAGCAGTATGTAAACTACCAAAGTTCATATTACCCCTCCTCGTAAATTCCTTTTTCTTAATTAAGAATTCGATTTTGTTTGTAAAAAACCTTTTAATATATTTATTATTCTAAATATTCTATCTTAAAAACATATGAGTTTTTAAGTGTGAACACTTTATTTTAATATGAAAATATTCTACCTACAAACCATGCAAAGCCTTATTACTCTTTGTTAATGATTATAGGGCTGGTCATTCGTTTGCCAAGATACTATTTAGAATTCACTGTTTAGCTTTTTGCATTTCTTTCATCATATAAGCGCGTTTATGCCAACATCGGATGACTATAGAAACTTATGGTCATGAAATAGTATTACTTTTACGAAGCCGCTTAAACCATTTTAATAATTTGGTTGAACAAACAAATAGAACAAGGATGAACCTGTTCTAGTTAATTTTGTTTGAGATAATTTGATTAATTTTGCTAACATCCTGCTACCGATTTATCTTTAGTACTCTAAATCTAAATTCCAGTTATCTACGAAAGTAGCCTATATAAATATCTCTGTATGTGCTTTTTTGGTGATTCGCAATTGGATATTATGAAGGTCTTTAAAATTATCAAGGGGATTATTATTCTTTCAATGCTTTTTTAAAAACTTTCCTTGACCTTGTTTTCGGTAATTCCTCGATAAAAATAAATCTGTTCTGGAACTTTGTAATGCACTAGGTTTCTTTTACAAAAATAAATATACTCGTCTTCATTATAATTAGTATGTGAAACGACATATACAATTACTTTTTCTCCAAACACAGCATCTAGTTTGCCAATAACGGCACATTCAATTGTATCAGGGTGTGTATATAACAGCTCCTCAATTTCTCGAGGATATACATTATACCCACCTTTAATGATCATATCTTTTTTACGGTCTCCGATGTAAAGAGAGCCACCTTCATCCTTATATCCTAAATCACCCGGTAATGTCCAACCATCTATTATGGTATTATTTGTTTCTTCTTCCTTATTAAAATATCTTTTCATGACATTAGATCTCTAATGACTATTTCTCCGACTTCATTTTTCTTCAATTCCATAGTAGCCCCTTGAACGATAAGAGATAAAAGAGCTTGAACTTTTGCGAAAGCATGAAACAACGGAAGCCACACAATACTTTATCCACAAAGAAAATATAATTTATGCTTGCACAAGTTATAGCCATTCACTAAAATTAGCATGAGTAATCATAGCCCCTTTTGGTTGACTGACCCGTAGGCCAGATGTAGATAAAAGCTCATCATTTTACCTCAATTCCTAAATTTCCATAACTAATTGACCTACGACTATCTTTAACAGCTATTCGTTCAGGAAATTGCGTAATGGCTTTATCAAATAACTTTCCAATTGTGTTTTCTAACATAAGTAAACCTCTCAATCGTATAAATGTAATTAACATCAACACTCTATTAGTTAATTAGCACAAACTATAATTGAAGCGCTCTCAAATATAAATTTAGTTTGTAATCATTAATCAATCTCCTCTCTACTCACTCTATTCAAATAAGTAATTTAAAATAGCATTTATCTTTATGTTTATTTACATTGAAAAATAAATGAACCTTTTATTTATTTTTCTTTTGTAACTACTAATTTTTAAGTTAGATAATTATTCAATAATAGTTTCAACTATCGATAGGAATTACAAAGAGGCTAACTCAAACGGTCTTTCTCCTTGCATTTATATAAAACGCAATTTGAGTTCTTAGACACTTGTTTAGAGTTAACCTCTTCCACCATTATTCAATTTTGACTAAATGCTCTGATACCACCGTGCTGCCGCTTCTACTTCTTCTCGAGTTAATTGGTGTCCTCGATTGTCCCAATATAGCTCTACCTTTGCTTTGGCCTTTTCAAGTAAGGATTTTAATTCTTCTGATTCCGCTGGTGCACAGATCGGATCGTTTGTGCCTGCTGCAATAAATACAAGTTTTCCTGTTAAGTCAGGAAGGTCAATCCCTCTTCTCGGTACCATCGGATGATGAAGGATTGCCGCTTTTAATGCATTCTTGTAGTGGAATAACAAACTTGCTGCGATGTTTGCTCCGTTAGAGTACCCGATTGCAATTATATTTTCACGATCAAAATCGTATTTTTCTGCTGCTTCATCTAGAAACTCGTTTAATTCCTTAGTACGAAACACGAGATCCTCTTCATCAAAAATTCCTTCTGCTAAGCGTCGGAAAAATCGAGGCATTCCATTTTCTAGTACATTCCCACGTACACTCAAAATAGAAGCTTGCTCATCTATAATAGTTGCAAGAGGTAATAAGTCCTGTTCATTTCCTCCTGTTCCATGTAGCAATAATAACGTTGGTTTCAAACGATCTTTTCCTTGTTGAAAGATATGTTTCATATTTATAGCCCCTCTCTATTAGTTGTAACTAAAATCTCGAATTCAAGATACATTGCAATAATAATCTCTAACACATTTTTTACCTTATATATGCGAGAAACAGCCTACCAAATCATCTTCAGTTCCCTTTAATGTTACTATTGAGACCGAGAGTGTAACTTTTTTACACTGAAAAAAATATCTCGAATTAAAGACAATATTATCTCAACTTTTCTTTACTGTCAATCCATTACTATAGTTAGACTTCTTTTTATTGGTAATGATAAAATTTCTTTTTACATATATTTTTATAGTAGAAAATGAAATCAGCCTTACTAAACAATGCTATATTTTACAATTTATCAACACATTTAAAGTCAACAATCTTGACGGCATTCGTTCATCCGCTTTATTAAACCGTTTTTGCCGTTTCTTCTCATTTTTACGGGAATTCTGCTTTCCTTTCACGACGCTCCTTCTCTTGACAACGACGTCATGTAACATTAATATTCCCTATAGT
This window encodes:
- a CDS encoding acyl-CoA thioesterase, whose amino-acid sequence is METITNIEVKPSDIDVLGHVNNSVYVSYLEKGRTDWYEKAGFTFNENQTIGTVIIRLDILYLKEVRLGDSLKVITIPIRLGNKSYVMKQNIFNQRDEHVSEATVTSVMFDTVTRKSVKVTNEIARCFEGFQE
- a CDS encoding thiamine pyrophosphate-binding protein — protein: MIQKDKVLEEKTMTTLDKEYSTMQAITQVLEEMEIDYVFGMPGGYMGTLYDGLYDSKSVKPILIRHEQVASIMAEIYGRLTGKPGVFTAQGAWSITNGAMGALEALQGCSPMIILTDMTDNYPYSHQGSYQVGTGEYGGYDVKKVMDGITKYVTVAYGPEQAVQSLQLVAKQSLSGNQGPTALIFHSNAINGKVTPEGSPKIYHTSKYLVKPNHFETEKNIAIACERIMNAEKPIIIAGNGVHNAKAYYELQLLAELTGAPVTTTAQGKSTIAETHPNAVGVMGNWGQDVANEHLSKADVLLVVGSKLAPTDTCNATPELINPSRQTIIQIDIEPKNASWTFPVDQPLIGDAKNILSQMITYVKSNFLEKQQVVQERIAKIEISKKEIGYMECEEQYSNATPILPQRVVKEIESVIDENTIVTLDAGENRVYNIHYLKTKAPGSLISPASAGGMGYSIPAALATKLVYPARKVLSICGDGGFPMTMNGLMTSLEYDLPIVVVILNNSALGWVKNAQEDRVIASTYPDYNFSEIARSFGCNGVKIDKAEDLAPAIEKAFESGKTTVIDVVTSNEESYKKIMSKLAKSLED
- a CDS encoding class I adenylate-forming enzyme family protein — protein: MNFGSLHTALATHAKNKPNDIAIVYYDQSYTFKEVFERVNALANSLIECGISKGDHVSLYMRNRSEMVEILYALSTIGAVAVPINYMVEGKDLAQLINTSDSKFIFVEEQQLPAYENVLSMLSMIDHRSTFLVGSNQNRTYLLYDQLMNLGSTQPPLVEVVSDDINAMLYSSGTTSLPKGIILTHGNLMYRAFACVLDWGLTRNDTILISVPMYHSVGHLYTFMANMAGCKAVITRDFRSDETLKTIQNHQITHAFFVPTQYRLMLNTPSFETYDFSSLKTLVSAAAPLSATTKTEIIEKFKCNLTEFFGSTESGISTSLLPEDVIRKTASVGQQYPFIDVRLVDEQGHDVDVDEEGEFAVRGPGVFQGYYKRSEAMEENLLPGGWFRIGDMGKMDNEGFYFLLDRKKDMIISGGVNVYPKDIEEVIYTHPVVLEAAVIGVPHEKWGEQVKAYVVLKEGENIEVESLLSFCNEKLAKFQRIKDVEFVSALPRNPSGKILKRELRKQIR
- a CDS encoding AMP-binding enzyme → MKRYFNKEEETNNTIIDGWTLPGDLGYKDEGGSLYIGDRKKDMIIKGGYNVYPREIEELLYTHPDTIECAVIGKLDAVFGEKVIVYVVSHTNYNEDEYIYFCKRNLVHYKVPEQIYFYRGITENKVKESF
- a CDS encoding alpha/beta hydrolase encodes the protein MKHIFQQGKDRLKPTLLLLHGTGGNEQDLLPLATIIDEQASILSVRGNVLENGMPRFFRRLAEGIFDEEDLVFRTKELNEFLDEAAEKYDFDRENIIAIGYSNGANIAASLLFHYKNALKAAILHHPMVPRRGIDLPDLTGKLVFIAAGTNDPICAPAESEELKSLLEKAKAKVELYWDNRGHQLTREEVEAAARWYQSI